A genomic region of Arachis hypogaea cultivar Tifrunner chromosome 5, arahy.Tifrunner.gnm2.J5K5, whole genome shotgun sequence contains the following coding sequences:
- the LOC112802511 gene encoding uncharacterized protein isoform X1 — protein sequence MHGSGSEEWKHSRHMWPNATAVAPDSSPSQFICKDGRKIYVGDCALFKPPRHSPPFIGIIRKLIFNKEESPTLEVNWLYRHADVKLTKGVLEAAPNEVFYSYHKNEISASSLLHPCKVAFLRKGVELPSGISAFVCRRVYDTENNCIWWLTDKEYINAVPEEVDRLLDKTKLEMHGAAQSGGRSPKPLNGPTSTQSLKSGSDSVQNSSSFGTQVKGKKRERGDQGSDLSKRERLFKAEDGDFGPVRSESMLRSEISKITDKGGLVDFEGVERLVQLMQPDGADKKIDLGGRIILVNAIAATERDDCLSWFVQLRGLPVLDEWLQEVHKGKNGDSNTPKESDKSVEEFLLALLRALDRLPVNLHALQTCNVGKSVNHLRTHKNSEIQRKARSLVDTWKKRVEAEMNMTDSKSGSTRPVSWQAKPAASEISHVGNKKTGGSENATKGSAIQSSVSKNSLAKHGSGEALSKSSSAPSSIKLMTTSMGCTPKDQNVKALGGAPASDQPLTPIKEERSSSSSQSQNNSLSCSSEHAKTIGSCREDSRSSTAVSMSASKIPGGTSRTRKSSNGVHGAGVALAQKEPISVKGSTRNSPSEKVSPTRVSHEKSFDPPLTDQGNNQRLILRLPNTARSPSRGASGAASEEPAIPCGIASPPADKNESRDRRVKGKNDGLHTIVSSNVITDACASNEGSTGCEHGKGSPIADEQGRINEDGDQVPETSKQSNLSSGFISRSGQTYAASLSPMNALVESCVKFSEASASVSAGDDGMNLLATVAAGEISTSGNVSPLASPERKSPVVDESSSGNVSKLKHPGEIAAHTVTQSDRRASAEPLLNAVDPVQFKNDSRHPVTTISRGSAGEEANSTSCKEKTGDNGPQMNVSTADLSQNAESPRIRPEIAESASETVPPAKKETREEPGGENHFHVQRDFGSQWVKPSSSDSKKEMVDHLDEAVVKNDEMLVSKETIAGVKIEKELGEKLLELSSDVGKDNKISTEVTGVSVQKSSVAESSESVEFKKVDVTPPSASGNSLMASRDENANEMKLAATNPDEKPMDLESTVPADVSGCDKDNSGLKEILGQCSGSSNPPALSKVPGKENEVSKTSVCNLDGKESDVAGEQHAHSIHPSLTVAGSDAGVILDFDLNEGFAVDDASHGEIVRQEEHTTSSAVHNPCALPFPISSISGGFHTTITVASAVKGRVVLPENPLRSKGELGWKGSAATSAFRPAEPRKNSETPSTTGDIPSVDSTSSKQGRAPLDFDLNVADERSFEDVGSHGSSESGPPDRSTMGLDLDLNRVDETPDAVSYSMSKLDAPTLPSKSSLSGRLSNGGSVSRDFDLNNGPGLDEVGTEVPTRIQQMKNSAPIPSAIHGTRANNAEYGNYSSWFPPGNSYSAITVPPLLPGRGEQSYVAAAGAQRIMGPTGSAAFGPELYRGPVLSSAPAVAYQPTAAPFPYPGGFPFETSFPLSSNSFSVGSATFIDSSTVGGLCFPTMPSQPVAPGGVVSSTYPRPYVMSLPGGTSNVIPDTRKWGSQSLDLNSGPGGTDTDRREEHMKMFQVAGVLKRKEPDGGWDGADRFSYKQPSWQ from the exons ATGCATGGGTCCGGTTCTGAGGAGTGGAAACACAGCCGGCACATGTGGCCCAACGCCACTGCTGTAGCCCCCGATTCTTCACCGTCTCAATTTATATGCAAA GATGGACGCAAGATTTATGTTGGTGATTGTGCACTTTTCAAGCCACCCCGGCATTCCCCACCTTTTATTGGAATAATTCGCAAGTTAATATTTAATAAAGAAGAAAGTCCAACTTTAGAAGTTAATTGGCTTTACCGACATGCTGATGTGAAGCTTACCAAGGGCGTATTGGAAGCTGCCCCAAACGAAGTCTTCTACTCATATCACAAGAATGAAATATCTGCTTCATCATTACTCCATCCGTGTAAAGTCGCGTTCCTTCGTAAAGGTGTTGAACTTCCTTCAGGGATATCTGCGTTTGTCTGCAGGCGAGTGTATGACACTGAGAACAACTGTATATGGTGGCTAACCGATAAGGAATACATTAAT GCTGTTCCGGAAGAAGTTGACCGGTTATTAGACAAGACAAAACTAGAAATGCATGGGGCAGCGCAGTCGGGAGGCCGTTCTCCAAAACCTTTGAATGGTCCGACATCAACACAATCTTTGAAATCTGGTTCTGATAGTGTTCAAAATAGTTCTTCCTTTGGTACACAGGTTaaaggaaaaaagagagaaaggggTGATCAGGGTTCTGATTTATCTAAACGAGAGCGACTATTTAAAGCAGAAGATGGGGATTTTGGCCCAGTTAGATCTGAGAGCATGTTGAGGAGTGAGATCAGTAAAATTACTGACAAAGGTGGGCTTGTAGACTTTGAAGGAGTTGAAAGACTTGTACAACTCATGCAACCTGATGGTGCtgataaaaaaatagatttgGGTGGGAGAATAATCCTTGTTAATGCAATAGCAGCAACCGAGCGTGATGATTGTCTTAGCTGGTTTGTACAGCTCAGGGGTTTACCTGTGCTGGATGAATGGCTCCAGGAGGTTCACAAGGGAAAAAATGGTGATAGTAATACCCCTAAAGAAAGCGACAAATCAGTTGAGGAATTTTTGTTAGCCTTGCTTCGTGCATTGGATAGGCTTCCTGTGAACCTTCATGCATTGCAAACATGCAATGTTGGGAAGTCTGTTAATCATTTACGCACTCACAAAAATTCTGAAATTCAGAGGAAAGCTAGGAGTTTAGTAGATACATGGAAGAAACGTGTTGAGGCTGAAATGAATATGACCGATTCGAAATCTGGTTCTACACGTCCTGTGTCTTGGCAAGCAAAACCGGCAGCTTCTGAGATCTCTCATGTTGGAAATAAGAAAACTGGAGGATCTGAGAATGCTACAAAGGGATCTGCAATTCAATCATCAGTATCCAAAAATTCATTGGCTAAGCATGGTTCTGGGGAAGCATTGTCCAAGTCTTCTTCAGCTCCTAGCTCAATTAAATTGATGACTACCTCAATGGGCTGTACCCCTAAAGATCAGAATGTGAAGGCATTAGGTGGTGCCCCAGCATCAGATCAACCTCTGACACCTATCAAGGAGGAAAGGAGCAGCAGTTCTAGTCAGTCCCAAAACAACAGCTTATCTTGTTCTAGTGAACATGCAAAAACAATTGGGTCTTGTAGGGAAGATTCTAGGAGTTCCACTGCTGTGTCAATGAGTGCGAGCAAAATACCTGGTGGTACATCTCGAACTCGGAAGTCAAGCAATGGAGTACATGGGGCTGGTGTTGCACTTGCTCAGAAGGAGCCCATCTCGGTAAAAGGCTCTACTAGAAACTCACCTTCTGAAAAAGTTTCACCAACTCGAGTTTCCCACGAAAAATCTTTTGATCCGCCACTTACTGATCAAGGGAATAATCAACGCCTTATTCTCAGACTGCCAAATACTGCCCGTAGTCCTTCAAGGGGAGCAAGCGGTGCTGCTTCTGAAGAACCTGCTATTCCTTGTGGCATAGCTTCGCCTCCTGCCGACAAGAATGAGTCTCGGGATAGAAGAGTTAAAGGTAAAAATGATGGTTTGCATACCATTGTTTCATCAAATGTGATAACTGATGCCTGTGCTTCTAATGAAGGTTCAACTGGCTGTGAGCATGGTAAGGGCTCTCCGATAGCTGATGAACAGGGAAGGATTAATGAAGATGGTGATCAGGTACCAGAAACATCGAAACAGAGTAATCTGTCATCAGGATTTATTTCCAGATCAGGGCAGACATATGCTGCTTCTTTAAGCCCTATGAATGCATTAGTTGAAAGTTGTGTCAAATTCTCCGAAGCTAGTGCCTCTGTCTCTGCTGGTGATGATGGGATGAACTTACTTGCTACCGTAGCTGCAGGCGAGATATCCACATCTGGAAATGTCTCTCCTCTGGCTTCACCTGAGAGGAAGTCTCCTGTGGTAGATGAATCCAGCTCTGGCAATGTTTCCAAGTTAAAGCATCCGGGTGAAATAGCTGCTCACACTGTTACACAATCTGATAGAAGGGCATCAGCAGAGCCTCTGTTGAATGCTGTTGATCCAGTGCAATTTAAAAATGATTCAAGGCACCCTGTGACCACAATATCACGTGGTTCTGCTGGAGAAGAAGCAAATTCAACCAGTTGTAAAGAGAAAACTGGTGATAACGGGCCCCAAATGAATGTCTCTACTGCAGATTTGTCACAAAATGCTGAATCTCCTCGCATACGGCCAGAAATTGCTGAGAGTGCTTCTGAAACTGTACCACCAGCTAAAAAGGAGACTCGGGAAGAGCCTGGAGGAGAGAACCATTTTCATGTGCAGAGGGATTTTGGAAGTCAATGGGTTAAACCCAGCAGTTCAGACTCTAAAAAGGAGATGGTTGATCACTTGGATGAGGCAGTCGTGAAGAATGATGAAATGCTAGTTTCCAAAGAGACCATTGCAGGTGTAAAGATTGAAAAGGAGTTAGGTGAAAAATTACTCGAGTTATCTTCAGATGTAGGTAAGGATAACAAGATCAGTACAGAGGTTACTGGCGTATCAGTGCAAAAATCATCTGTTGCAGAAAGCAGCGAGTCTGTAGAGTTTAAAAAGGTGGATGTGACGCCGCCTTCTGCTTCTGGTAATTCTTTGATGGCATCCAGGGATGAAAATGCAAATGAGATGAAGCTGGCTGCCACCAATCCTGATGAAAAACCGATGGATCTAGAATCAACAGTTCCTGCTGATGTTAGCGGGTGTGACAAAGATAATTCAGGTCTGAAGGAGATTCTTGGTCAATGTTCTGGATCATCAAATCCCCCAGCGTTGTCCAAAGTTCCCGGGAAAGAAAATGAAGTGTCTAAAACTTCTGTGTGCAACTTAGATGGAAAGGAATCTGATGTTGCAGGTGAGCAGCATGCCCACAGTATTCATCCATCCCTCACTGTTGCTGGGTCTGATGCAGGTGTAATATTAGACTTCGATCTAAATGAGGGCTTCGCTGTTGATGATGCTAGCCATGGGGAGATTGTTCGGCAGGAAGAACACACCACATCATCTGCGGTCCATAATCCTTGTGCATTGCCTTTTCCCATTTCATCCATCTCTGGGGGATTCCATACAACAATTACAGTGGCATCTGCTGTCAAGGGGCGAGTTGTTCTACCAGAAAACCCATTGCGCAGTAAGGGTGAACTTGGATGGAAAGGCTCTGCTGCAACAAGTGCCTTCCGGCCAGCTGAACCTAGGAAAAATTCAGAGACACCGTCAACTACTGGAGATATTCCTTCTGTTGATTCCACATCTTCAAAACAAGGCCGTGCTCCTTTAGATTTTGATTTGAATGTTGCTGATGAAAGAAGTTTTGAGGATGTAGGTTCCCATGGTTCTTCAGAATCTGGGCCACCTGATCGCAGCACGATGGGACTTGATCTTGATTTGAACAGAGTTGATGAGACTCCTGATGCTGTTTCTTACTCTATGAGTAAACTGGATGCTCCTACATTGCCAAGTAAGTCTTCACTGTCTGGTAGGTTATCTAATGGTGGAAGTGTGTCAAGAGACTTCGATTTGAATAATGGACCAGGCCTTGATGAAGTTGGCACAGAGGTCCCAACTCGAATTCAGCAGATGAAAAATAGTGCACCGATTCCATCTGCCATCCATGGTACAAGAGCCAACAATGCTGAATATGGGAATTATTCATCATGGTTTCCCCCAGGAAATTCTTATTCTGCAATTACTGTCCCTCCACTTCTTCCTGGTAGAGGTGAACAGAGTTATGTTGCAGCTGCTGGAGCACAGCGGATAATGGGTCCCACTGGTAGTGCAGCGTTTGGTCCTGAACTCTACCGGGGGCCAGTGCTTTCATCTGCTCCTGCTGTTGCTTACCAACCTACTGCAGCACCCTTTCCATATCCAGGAGGATTTCCATTTGAAACTAgttttccattatcttcaaacTCCTTTTCTGTTGGTTCAGCAACATTTATTGATTCATCAACAGTTGGTGGACTTTGCTTTCCTACTATGCCGTCGCAGCCAGTTGCACCTGGTGGTGTTGTCTCCTCAACATATCCGCGTCCATATGTCATGAGTCTTCCTGGGGGTACAAGTAATGTGATTCCTGACACCCGAAAATGGGGAAGTCAAAGTCTGGATCTTAATTCAGGCCCCGGTGGTACAGATACAGACAGGAGAGAGGAACATATGAAGATGTTTCAGGTGGCAGGTGTCTTGAAGAGAAAAGAACCTGATGGTGGTTGGGATGGAGCTGATAGATTCAGCTACAAACAGCCCTCATGGCAGTAG
- the LOC112802511 gene encoding uncharacterized protein isoform X3, with product MHGAAQSGGRSPKPLNGPTSTQSLKSGSDSVQNSSSFGTQVKGKKRERGDQGSDLSKRERLFKAEDGDFGPVRSESMLRSEISKITDKGGLVDFEGVERLVQLMQPDGADKKIDLGGRIILVNAIAATERDDCLSWFVQLRGLPVLDEWLQEVHKGKNGDSNTPKESDKSVEEFLLALLRALDRLPVNLHALQTCNVGKSVNHLRTHKNSEIQRKARSLVDTWKKRVEAEMNMTDSKSGSTRPVSWQAKPAASEISHVGNKKTGGSENATKGSAIQSSVSKNSLAKHGSGEALSKSSSAPSSIKLMTTSMGCTPKDQNVKALGGAPASDQPLTPIKEERSSSSSQSQNNSLSCSSEHAKTIGSCREDSRSSTAVSMSASKIPGGTSRTRKSSNGVHGAGVALAQKEPISVKGSTRNSPSEKVSPTRVSHEKSFDPPLTDQGNNQRLILRLPNTARSPSRGASGAASEEPAIPCGIASPPADKNESRDRRVKGKNDGLHTIVSSNVITDACASNEGSTGCEHGKGSPIADEQGRINEDGDQVPETSKQSNLSSGFISRSGQTYAASLSPMNALVESCVKFSEASASVSAGDDGMNLLATVAAGEISTSGNVSPLASPERKSPVVDESSSGNVSKLKHPGEIAAHTVTQSDRRASAEPLLNAVDPVQFKNDSRHPVTTISRGSAGEEANSTSCKEKTGDNGPQMNVSTADLSQNAESPRIRPEIAESASETVPPAKKETREEPGGENHFHVQRDFGSQWVKPSSSDSKKEMVDHLDEAVVKNDEMLVSKETIAGVKIEKELGEKLLELSSDVGKDNKISTEVTGVSVQKSSVAESSESVEFKKVDVTPPSASGNSLMASRDENANEMKLAATNPDEKPMDLESTVPADVSGCDKDNSGLKEILGQCSGSSNPPALSKVPGKENEVSKTSVCNLDGKESDVAGEQHAHSIHPSLTVAGSDAGVILDFDLNEGFAVDDASHGEIVRQEEHTTSSAVHNPCALPFPISSISGGFHTTITVASAVKGRVVLPENPLRSKGELGWKGSAATSAFRPAEPRKNSETPSTTGDIPSVDSTSSKQGRAPLDFDLNVADERSFEDVGSHGSSESGPPDRSTMGLDLDLNRVDETPDAVSYSMSKLDAPTLPSKSSLSGRLSNGGSVSRDFDLNNGPGLDEVGTEVPTRIQQMKNSAPIPSAIHGTRANNAEYGNYSSWFPPGNSYSAITVPPLLPGRGEQSYVAAAGAQRIMGPTGSAAFGPELYRGPVLSSAPAVAYQPTAAPFPYPGGFPFETSFPLSSNSFSVGSATFIDSSTVGGLCFPTMPSQPVAPGGVVSSTYPRPYVMSLPGGTSNVIPDTRKWGSQSLDLNSGPGGTDTDRREEHMKMFQVAGVLKRKEPDGGWDGADRFSYKQPSWQ from the coding sequence ATGCATGGGGCAGCGCAGTCGGGAGGCCGTTCTCCAAAACCTTTGAATGGTCCGACATCAACACAATCTTTGAAATCTGGTTCTGATAGTGTTCAAAATAGTTCTTCCTTTGGTACACAGGTTaaaggaaaaaagagagaaaggggTGATCAGGGTTCTGATTTATCTAAACGAGAGCGACTATTTAAAGCAGAAGATGGGGATTTTGGCCCAGTTAGATCTGAGAGCATGTTGAGGAGTGAGATCAGTAAAATTACTGACAAAGGTGGGCTTGTAGACTTTGAAGGAGTTGAAAGACTTGTACAACTCATGCAACCTGATGGTGCtgataaaaaaatagatttgGGTGGGAGAATAATCCTTGTTAATGCAATAGCAGCAACCGAGCGTGATGATTGTCTTAGCTGGTTTGTACAGCTCAGGGGTTTACCTGTGCTGGATGAATGGCTCCAGGAGGTTCACAAGGGAAAAAATGGTGATAGTAATACCCCTAAAGAAAGCGACAAATCAGTTGAGGAATTTTTGTTAGCCTTGCTTCGTGCATTGGATAGGCTTCCTGTGAACCTTCATGCATTGCAAACATGCAATGTTGGGAAGTCTGTTAATCATTTACGCACTCACAAAAATTCTGAAATTCAGAGGAAAGCTAGGAGTTTAGTAGATACATGGAAGAAACGTGTTGAGGCTGAAATGAATATGACCGATTCGAAATCTGGTTCTACACGTCCTGTGTCTTGGCAAGCAAAACCGGCAGCTTCTGAGATCTCTCATGTTGGAAATAAGAAAACTGGAGGATCTGAGAATGCTACAAAGGGATCTGCAATTCAATCATCAGTATCCAAAAATTCATTGGCTAAGCATGGTTCTGGGGAAGCATTGTCCAAGTCTTCTTCAGCTCCTAGCTCAATTAAATTGATGACTACCTCAATGGGCTGTACCCCTAAAGATCAGAATGTGAAGGCATTAGGTGGTGCCCCAGCATCAGATCAACCTCTGACACCTATCAAGGAGGAAAGGAGCAGCAGTTCTAGTCAGTCCCAAAACAACAGCTTATCTTGTTCTAGTGAACATGCAAAAACAATTGGGTCTTGTAGGGAAGATTCTAGGAGTTCCACTGCTGTGTCAATGAGTGCGAGCAAAATACCTGGTGGTACATCTCGAACTCGGAAGTCAAGCAATGGAGTACATGGGGCTGGTGTTGCACTTGCTCAGAAGGAGCCCATCTCGGTAAAAGGCTCTACTAGAAACTCACCTTCTGAAAAAGTTTCACCAACTCGAGTTTCCCACGAAAAATCTTTTGATCCGCCACTTACTGATCAAGGGAATAATCAACGCCTTATTCTCAGACTGCCAAATACTGCCCGTAGTCCTTCAAGGGGAGCAAGCGGTGCTGCTTCTGAAGAACCTGCTATTCCTTGTGGCATAGCTTCGCCTCCTGCCGACAAGAATGAGTCTCGGGATAGAAGAGTTAAAGGTAAAAATGATGGTTTGCATACCATTGTTTCATCAAATGTGATAACTGATGCCTGTGCTTCTAATGAAGGTTCAACTGGCTGTGAGCATGGTAAGGGCTCTCCGATAGCTGATGAACAGGGAAGGATTAATGAAGATGGTGATCAGGTACCAGAAACATCGAAACAGAGTAATCTGTCATCAGGATTTATTTCCAGATCAGGGCAGACATATGCTGCTTCTTTAAGCCCTATGAATGCATTAGTTGAAAGTTGTGTCAAATTCTCCGAAGCTAGTGCCTCTGTCTCTGCTGGTGATGATGGGATGAACTTACTTGCTACCGTAGCTGCAGGCGAGATATCCACATCTGGAAATGTCTCTCCTCTGGCTTCACCTGAGAGGAAGTCTCCTGTGGTAGATGAATCCAGCTCTGGCAATGTTTCCAAGTTAAAGCATCCGGGTGAAATAGCTGCTCACACTGTTACACAATCTGATAGAAGGGCATCAGCAGAGCCTCTGTTGAATGCTGTTGATCCAGTGCAATTTAAAAATGATTCAAGGCACCCTGTGACCACAATATCACGTGGTTCTGCTGGAGAAGAAGCAAATTCAACCAGTTGTAAAGAGAAAACTGGTGATAACGGGCCCCAAATGAATGTCTCTACTGCAGATTTGTCACAAAATGCTGAATCTCCTCGCATACGGCCAGAAATTGCTGAGAGTGCTTCTGAAACTGTACCACCAGCTAAAAAGGAGACTCGGGAAGAGCCTGGAGGAGAGAACCATTTTCATGTGCAGAGGGATTTTGGAAGTCAATGGGTTAAACCCAGCAGTTCAGACTCTAAAAAGGAGATGGTTGATCACTTGGATGAGGCAGTCGTGAAGAATGATGAAATGCTAGTTTCCAAAGAGACCATTGCAGGTGTAAAGATTGAAAAGGAGTTAGGTGAAAAATTACTCGAGTTATCTTCAGATGTAGGTAAGGATAACAAGATCAGTACAGAGGTTACTGGCGTATCAGTGCAAAAATCATCTGTTGCAGAAAGCAGCGAGTCTGTAGAGTTTAAAAAGGTGGATGTGACGCCGCCTTCTGCTTCTGGTAATTCTTTGATGGCATCCAGGGATGAAAATGCAAATGAGATGAAGCTGGCTGCCACCAATCCTGATGAAAAACCGATGGATCTAGAATCAACAGTTCCTGCTGATGTTAGCGGGTGTGACAAAGATAATTCAGGTCTGAAGGAGATTCTTGGTCAATGTTCTGGATCATCAAATCCCCCAGCGTTGTCCAAAGTTCCCGGGAAAGAAAATGAAGTGTCTAAAACTTCTGTGTGCAACTTAGATGGAAAGGAATCTGATGTTGCAGGTGAGCAGCATGCCCACAGTATTCATCCATCCCTCACTGTTGCTGGGTCTGATGCAGGTGTAATATTAGACTTCGATCTAAATGAGGGCTTCGCTGTTGATGATGCTAGCCATGGGGAGATTGTTCGGCAGGAAGAACACACCACATCATCTGCGGTCCATAATCCTTGTGCATTGCCTTTTCCCATTTCATCCATCTCTGGGGGATTCCATACAACAATTACAGTGGCATCTGCTGTCAAGGGGCGAGTTGTTCTACCAGAAAACCCATTGCGCAGTAAGGGTGAACTTGGATGGAAAGGCTCTGCTGCAACAAGTGCCTTCCGGCCAGCTGAACCTAGGAAAAATTCAGAGACACCGTCAACTACTGGAGATATTCCTTCTGTTGATTCCACATCTTCAAAACAAGGCCGTGCTCCTTTAGATTTTGATTTGAATGTTGCTGATGAAAGAAGTTTTGAGGATGTAGGTTCCCATGGTTCTTCAGAATCTGGGCCACCTGATCGCAGCACGATGGGACTTGATCTTGATTTGAACAGAGTTGATGAGACTCCTGATGCTGTTTCTTACTCTATGAGTAAACTGGATGCTCCTACATTGCCAAGTAAGTCTTCACTGTCTGGTAGGTTATCTAATGGTGGAAGTGTGTCAAGAGACTTCGATTTGAATAATGGACCAGGCCTTGATGAAGTTGGCACAGAGGTCCCAACTCGAATTCAGCAGATGAAAAATAGTGCACCGATTCCATCTGCCATCCATGGTACAAGAGCCAACAATGCTGAATATGGGAATTATTCATCATGGTTTCCCCCAGGAAATTCTTATTCTGCAATTACTGTCCCTCCACTTCTTCCTGGTAGAGGTGAACAGAGTTATGTTGCAGCTGCTGGAGCACAGCGGATAATGGGTCCCACTGGTAGTGCAGCGTTTGGTCCTGAACTCTACCGGGGGCCAGTGCTTTCATCTGCTCCTGCTGTTGCTTACCAACCTACTGCAGCACCCTTTCCATATCCAGGAGGATTTCCATTTGAAACTAgttttccattatcttcaaacTCCTTTTCTGTTGGTTCAGCAACATTTATTGATTCATCAACAGTTGGTGGACTTTGCTTTCCTACTATGCCGTCGCAGCCAGTTGCACCTGGTGGTGTTGTCTCCTCAACATATCCGCGTCCATATGTCATGAGTCTTCCTGGGGGTACAAGTAATGTGATTCCTGACACCCGAAAATGGGGAAGTCAAAGTCTGGATCTTAATTCAGGCCCCGGTGGTACAGATACAGACAGGAGAGAGGAACATATGAAGATGTTTCAGGTGGCAGGTGTCTTGAAGAGAAAAGAACCTGATGGTGGTTGGGATGGAGCTGATAGATTCAGCTACAAACAGCCCTCATGGCAGTAG